In the genome of Candidatus Rhabdochlamydia sp. T3358, the window CCTCCCTGTGCCTGGAAAGAAATCTAAAAATGGAAAAGCGCACTGGTCTGTTCCTACGCCTTATTCCATGGCTTTTGGTCATAATATTACCGCAAATAGCCTACAAATGCTACGAGCATATGCTATTTTGGCTAATGGAGGAAAAGATGTAAAACCTACCTTAGTACGTAAAATTATTCGAAAAAAAAAAGAAGGTTTAGAGGAAGTTCTTTTTGACAATACAACTCAAGAAAGAGTAAAAGGTTTTCCTAGGTTACTAGAACAAGAGATTATAGAGCGTGTTTTGCAAGCTTTAAAATATGTGACAAAGCCAGGAGGATCAGCTGCCAAAGCAGACATTTATGGATATACCGAAGTCGGAAAATCAGCAACTTCTGAGAAAATTGTAGGAGGGGTCTATTCCAAAAAGGATCATATCTCTTCTTTTATTGGATTTGCTCCTGTTTCTTCTCCTCGCTTTGTGCTTTTGGTTGTGATTGATGAGCCTGAATACAAATATATTCCTGGAGTAGGAAGAAACCAGCACGGAGGCAGGTGCGCAGCTCCTGCTTTTAGAGAGATTGGATTGCGCACATTAGAATATCTTGGTATACCCCCAGACGATCCCCATGGGTATTCTCCTCAAGATCCTCGATATGATAAAGAAAAAGGGGATTGGCTAAAAGAGAGTCGATCTTTACTGGAATTATATAAAAAATGGAACGGATAAAATTAAAAAATCTTCTTAAGCGCCTAAAAATAAAGACATGTAAAGGTGTAAAAGAAATAGAGATTACAGGGATTTGTGCAAATTCTAAACTAGTAGCGCCTGGCAATCTATTTATTGCTAAAAAGGGTTTATCCCATGATGGAACAGAGTTTATTCCAGAAGCAATTAATGCTGGGGCTACTGCTGTTTTAACTGATTTGTATAATCCTTTCTTATCTGATGTAGTACAAATCATCCACCCTGATGTGAATGCAATAGAGGCTCTACTTGCAAAAGAGTATTATCATCTTGCTGATGAAAAACTATTTCTAGTAGGTATTACAGGCACAAATGGCAAAACAACAACAGCTTGTCTTGTTAAACATATTTTAGATAAGCTCGGTAGCTTATGTGGGTTGATTGGTTCTATCGAATGGATTATTGGGAAGCATCATTTCCCCGCTACTCATACTACACCTGATGTTTTAACTAATTTCAAACTCTTTAATGATATGACTCTTGCTAAATGTAAAAGTTGTGTGATGGAGGTATCTTCACATGCTTTAGACCAAGGTAGGGTGAAGGAGGTGGAATTTGATGTTGCCGTATTTACAAATCTTGACCAAGACCACCTAGATTACCACATATCTATACAAAACTATTTACAGGCGAAGCTTAAATTATTTTCACAACTCAATCCCTTAGCACATAAAGGCCCAAAAACGGCTGTTATTAATCTAGATAGTGGTTATGTAGAAGAGATTATGAAAAACACTAAAGCCCATCTACTCACTTACGGTATGGATTCTAGAGCAGACCTATATGCAAATCAGATGAATTTGACTCCAGAGGGCATAGAATGTTTTGTTCATTATCAAGGAGAAAAGACAAAACTAGTCTCTCATTTAATTGGCAAACATAACCTGTATAACCTTCTTGCTGCAGTAGGAGTTGGCTTATCTCACGGATATTGTTTGAAAAAAATTATATATGCCCTAAAATCATTTAATCAGGTGCCGGGGCGTTTAGAAAAAGTGGACAATTCAAAAGGCCTTCACATTTTTGTAGATTATGCTCATACCGAAAATGCTCTTGAATGCGTATTATCTGCTCTTAAAGAGATAAAACAAGGTAAATTAATTGTTGTATTTGGATGTGGAGGTAATCGAGATCGTCAAAAAAGAGCTAAAATGGGCAGTATTGCAGAAAAATTAGCGGATGTTGTAATTGTAACTACAGACAATCCTAGGCAAGAAGATCCTCAAGAAATTGTAAATGATATTTTAAAGGGATGTAAAAATCCAAAAACAGTATTAACGATTTTAAATCGTAAAGAAGCTATTTTTTCTGCAATAGAAAGAGGTACTTCTAAAGATATTGTATTAATTGCAGGGAAAGGACATGAAACTTATCAGGTCTTTTCTCAACAGTCCGTAGTATTTGATGATCGTTTAATAGCTAAGCTAGCTTGCGAAACTGCAGTTTTCAATTGAGATAAGGAGTTACATGAAAAGATTTAGGTTTATACGCTGGAAAGTTTGCGTAGGGTTTATTTTCTCTTTTTTATTTTTACCTGATGACTCTGATGCAACAGTAGCAGGATGCGTAAAACCTCTTGTTGTATTAGATGCTGGGCATGGTGGAAAAGATAGTGGAGCTAACTTTGGCAATTTTTTAGAAAAGAGAGTGAATATCATTACCGCTTTACTGACAAAAAAACATCTAGAGGATTTGGGTTATCGTGTAATAATGACCCGTTCTAAGGATATCTTTATACCTTTAGTTCGGCGTGTGGAAATTGCCAGCCAGGTCAAGGCGGACATTTTTGTAAGTATCCATTTTAACTCTTCGAAAAATAGACAAGCAGAAGGGATAGAGGTTTTTTATTATTCATCAAAACCCCTTCCTCGTAATAGAGCTTCCCAACAGCTTGCTAATTGTGTCCTAACTAGACTAATCGATCAAACAGAAGCTAATTCAAGAGGGGTTAAAGCAGGTAACTTTCATGTTATTCGCGAAACTGCTATGCCCGCTGTGCTTGTTGAAGGAGGCTTTATTACCAACGCCCAAGAAAGACAGAAAATAAGACAAAGAGCGTATCTTGATCAAATCGCCTTGGGGGTTGCTCAAGGAGTAGATAACTATTTTAAGATCAACAAATGTCCTCGGCGCGAGTTGAACGCACGACCTGCCGCTTAGGAGGCGGCCGCTCTATCCTCCTGAGCTACGAGGACAAAAGAGTAGTTTGTCTGAAGATTGAATAATTGTCATCCATTCTGTATACTAAAAAGCTTATATGAAGAAACACTCTTAAGGAGTAATAATGACAGAGGCTAAAGCTGATTTGGGGTTAATAGGGTTAGCTGTTATGGGACAAAATCTTGTCTTGAACATGAATGACCATGGCTATAGAGTTGCTGTATTTAATCGCACCACTACAAAAGTAACAGAATTTTTATCAGGCCTTGGAGAAACCCAAATCATAGGGACGTATTCCTTAAAAGAGCTGATTGCTAATTTGAAAAAGCCGCGTAAATTATTATTCATGGTTAAAGCAGGTAGTCCCGTTGACGACCTAATCGATGAATGTTTACCTCTTCTAGAACAGGGCGATATTATTATCGATGGAGGCAATAGTCACTATCCCGATACAAAGAGAAGAACCGATTTTTTGCAAAAAAAAGGAATTTTATTCATTGGCGCAGGGATTTCTGGAGGAGAAGAAGGAGCAAGATTTGGGCCTTCGATTATGCCAGGTGGCAACAAGCAAGCATGGCCCATCCTTAAACAAATTTTTCAGAATATTTCTGCAAAAGCAAAGGAAGATGGTCTTCCCTGTTGTGAATGGATTGGAGAAGGAGGAGCCGGTCATTATGTGAAAATGGTGCATAATGGGATTGAATATGGAGATATGCAACTGATTGCAGAAGCTTATTTTTTACTAAAGACATTTGTTAGTAATGACCCAAAAGAATTACATGATATTTTTGCAGAATGGAATCTAGGCTATTTAAATAGCTTCTTAATTGAAATCACAGCTAAAATCTTTCTACAAAAAGAGCAAGATGGAACCCTGCTATTAGATCATATTCTAGATGTAGCCAATCAAAAAGGTACGGGGAAATGGACAGGTTTCAGCGCTTTAGATTTAGGAGTTCCTGTTAGCTTAATTACCGAAGCTGTTTATGCAAGATGCTTATCTTCTTTAAAAGAAGAGCGCTTGCAAGCCCAGAAATTATTTCCTCAAGTTACCAATTCTTATACCGGTACAAAAAAACAGCTAATTTTAGATATAAAACAAGCCTTATATGCCTCTAAGATCATCAGTTATACGCAAGGCTTTATGTTGATGCGAGCTGCTGCTAAAGAGATGAAATGGGATCTTAATTACGGATCAATAGCGCTTATTTGGCGAGCTGGATGCATTATTAGAAGTGGATTTTTAAATGATATTAAAAAAGCGTACGATGTAAATGCAGATCTACCAAGCTTGCTTTTTGATGATTTTTTTAAAAAGGCCATTGTCAATGCCGAAGTTTCTTGGCGCAGGGTAATCATCACCGCTGTGCAAGCTGGAATCCCTATTCCTTGTTTTAGTTCAGCACTTGCTTTTTTTGATGGTTATCGTAGTGGATATCTTCCAGCTAATCTCATTCAGGCACAAAGAGATTTCTTTGGAGCACATACATATGAAAGGACTGATAAACCACGCGGGCAGTTTTTTCATACCGATTGGAATAAGATAGAGAAAACCTCTTAGCCCAACCAGAGAAGAAGATTTGGAATCAAAATCTCAATGTTAAAAAACTTAAATTTTACGTAGAAGGCAAAAAACCCATGTCACTACCGATTGTTGTTATATTTGAGCGCCATTGGGATGAAACTCCCAAGCATTTAGTAAAGCAATTATTGCCTGAGTTAGTTAAAGAAGGGTAAGACACATTATGTCTGGAAGGAGTTGGTCATGATTTAACCGAAAGTGAAATAGCAGCTCGGCATGAGTGTTCTTTAAAAGGCGATAATACAATATGTTCTGATGTAAAAAAGTTTTTTAAAAAAGCAAAAGTTCAGGTTAATGATAAATTAAGCGATATAAACTTTGAAGACTTAGCTCATCTAATCCAGTTACATGTTTCTTCTAAAGATTTTGGTAAGATAGCAGAGAGAATTAAAGGTCTGCCTGCATCTTTATTATTGAAAGATATAATCAAAGAGGTAAAGCAGCTTAAAGTCCTTATAAAAGGCGTTGATATAAATAGCAAAGATTATAGCCATATGCTTTCAGGTAATCTTTTAGAAAGAGACTTTTCTATAGTTCAAAATGAAGATTATAGAATGAAAACCATTATAGAGAATTTATTGCGATTACACGAGGAAAGAAAGGGATTAATTTTTTCTATCGGTGCTTTGCATTCTGATAATCTGATTGCTAGATTTAAAGAGCAAGATCTACAAGATGATATCATTTGTTATTTCCCGCATTTACTAAAATGCTCCAATGATAAATTAGATGAGGCAGCTTTTAAAATCTTAAGTAAGAAAGAATCATTAAAAGATTCCGTCTACTGTTTATCCAATGAGAAAGAGATTAAATTACTAGCCAAAAAAGTTGTAAAAGAAATTAAAAGTAAACAAAGAACCTATAAAGCGGTGTCTATTGAAGATAATTCTCATTGCACATTTTTAAGTAAATTTTTTAAAAGTAAGCTTAACGCTTTTAAGCGTACAGGGCATTACATTGATGCTTTATTAAAAATTCTTCCTGAAATTGACGTCGAAAGCATCACTCAAAAACTGCAACGGCTAAATATTCAAACCTGCCAAATTTTTTTTCAAGAGCATAAGTATTTGGTTGTATCTGCAGTAAATGCCACAGAAGTTGCCGAGAATATACGTAAGTTATAGGCTATTATAATTTTTCCCCTTGTTGGTTTTTGCTAGGGTGTGATATGAATCTTTTCATGAATACGAAAAAAGACTATTTACATTCCAACTTTTATCTATCAGAAAAAGTTGCTTCTATTTCTTTCTTTACTCTTTTTCTGTGCCAATAGGCACAGATTTATATGTTTGATTTCTCTATTTTTTTTGCTACTAACTAAAGTCTAAATCTTGACGAAGGATTATTTTTATGAACGCATTGTCTTCAAACTCTCGCGCAATTGCATGGGCGGTATGGATTGTTGCATCCATCTTTTATGCGTACCAATATATTTTAAGAGTTATGCCTAACATTATGTTGAACGATATTATGCAGCAATTTGACATAGGTGCAGCAACTTTTGGTCAATTTTCTGGAGTTTATTACATTGGTTATTCACTCATGCATTTGCCCATTGGTATTATGCTGGATCGCTATGGTCCAAAGAAAATCATGACGGCCTGTATACTTTGTACATTAGTAGGGTTAATGCCTCTTCTTTTTGCTAAGCATTGGGTTTATCCGATTGCTGGAAGGTTCTTAATAGGGCTTGGTTCTTCTGCAGCGATTTTAGGAGTCTTTAAGATCATTCGGATGACGTTTAATGAAAAACTGTTTCCTCGTATGTTAAGTCTTTCTGTAACCATAGGTTTAATAGGCGCAATCTATGGAGGAGGACCTATGAGCTATATGAAAGAAGTTTTTGGCTATCAAACAGTTATACAATTATTTGCTGTATTAGGATTATTGCTAGCAATTATTACCTATTGGATCGTTCCTGATATGAAAAAATGCTCACAGGAAACAGTGCTTTCTGACATTAAAGAAGTATTAAGCAATAAGAGAGTTATTGGGTCCTGTATTTTTGCAGGGATGATGGTGGGTCCTTTGGAAGGATTTGCTGATGTATGGGGGACTATATTTTTAAAGCAGGTCTATGGGTTTGATGGGAGAATAGCTGCTAGTATACCATCGATGATTTTTATGGGTATGTGCTTTGGAGCTCCTGTGCTAAGTTTGATTGCTGATAAAGTGGGCAATCTAAGCACAATTATCGGATCTGGAATCACAATGGCTGTCAGTTTCTTCCTTATGCTTTTCTGGCATTTGTCACCTGGCATTCTTACTGCGAGCTTTATCTTAGTGGGAATGTGCTCTGCTTATCAAATTTTAGCTATTTATAAAGCTTCAACCTATGTACGCGAGCAGGTGGCTGGATTAACCACAGCTGTTGCCAATATGATCATTATGATCTTTGGCTATGCCTTTCATGCTAGTATAGGTGGCATCATTAATTTTATGGGCGGACCTAATGTACCTTATGCTCTTGTGTATGGTATATCGGTAATTCCCATAGCACTTTGTCTAGGAACGGGTGGATTTATCTTATTGTTCTATTTCTCTAAAGGAAGAGTACAAGTAGAAGAAAGGCAAAAGAGTTTATGAATAATTCTAATTTAATAAAAACACCCAATAAGGTCATCTGGGTGTTTTTGTTAAATTAATCACCAGCTTTAAGCACTTCCATAAAAGCAGACTGAGGGATATTAACTTTGCCAATTTCTTTCATTTTCTTTTTACCCTCTTTCTGTTTTTCCCATAGCTTGCGTTTACGTGTAATATCTCCGCCGTAACATTTAGCAGTGACATTTTTAGTCAATGCACGGATGGTTTCACGGGCTACAATTTTCCCTCCAATGGCAGCTTGGATAGGCACTTTAAATTGTTGCATGGGGATTACATCGACTAGTTTTTTACAGATAGCTCTTCCTTTGCCTTCAGCTTTTGTACGATGAACAAGACAGGAAAAAGCATCTACGGGCTCTTCATTAACACGAATCTCTAATTTTACAATATCGCTGATCTCATACTTTTCAAACTCATAATCAAAAGAGCCATAGCCTCGAGTAACTGATTTCAGTTTATCATTAAAATCGGTAATAATTTCATTTAAGGGGAATCTATAAGTTAATAGTAGCCTTTTTGCATCGATTGTTTCTGTTTTGGTAAGTTCTCCACGTTTATCCATTCCTAAGCTCATAATAGCACCTAAGTATTCAGAATGAGTCATAATATGACAAATCACCCAAGGCTCTTCAATATACTCAATAAAAGTAGGATCAGGATAATGTGCTACATTATCAATCAGCAGGTTTTTACCATCGGTTAGGGTAAACTTATAGACGACGCTTGGAGCTGTTGTGATGATGTCTAAGAGAAACTCTCTTTGAAGCCTTTCAAAAATGATTTCCAAATGCAAAAGACCTAAGAACCCGCAACGAAAGCCGAATCCTAAAGCCATGCTGCTTTCTTGTTCTACATGCAAAGCAGAATCATTGAGTTGGAGTTTGAAAAGAGCGTCTCTTAACATTTCAAAATCGGAAGAATCAACTGGATAAATACCTGCAAAAACAACAGGGGAAATCATCTTGAACCCAGGTAAAGGATCAATAGCAGGTTTGCGAGAAGAGGTAACAGTATCACCGATTTTTACATCGGCTGTATTCTTAATATTTGCTAAAAGATAACCCACTTCTCCTGGTCTTAGTACATCAACAGGCTTTTCTTTTGGAGAGAAAACACCTACTTCTAGTACTTCAAAGACCTTGTCTGTAACCATCATTTTAATCAAGGTTTTCTTATGGATCTCTCCGCTCATGACACGTACATAGACAATAACGCCTCGATAGGGGTCGTAGTGAGAATCAAAAACCAATGCACGAAGTGTATCATCGACAGGCTCAGATGGAGGGGGAATAAAAATGAGGATTTGTTCTAAAATGTCTTTAATTCCTATCCCGGTTTTAGCAGAACATAAAATGGCATGAGATGTATCTAATCCAATGACATCTTCAATTTGCTGTTTTACCCCTTCTACATCAGCAGAGGGAAGGTCAATTTTATTGATTACAGGCAGGATTTCTAAGTCGCGCTCAATGGCTAAATGCACATTTGCTAAACTTTGAGCCTGTACTCCCTGTGCTGCATCAACAACAAGCAAAGCGCCTTCGCAAGCAGAAAGAGAACGAGATACTTCATAGGAAAAATCTACATGTCCTGGAGTATCTATAAAATTCATTTGATAAAGCTCACCATCGTTTGCCAGGTAATACATCGTAACAGGGTGAGCTTTAATCGTAATTCCACGCTCTCTTTCTAGGTCCATATCATCTAAAACTTGATCCTGCATTTCACGAGCAGAAATGGTATTGGTAATTTCTAATAATCTATCTGCAATTGTGGATTTACCATGATCGATGTGTGCAATAATAGAAAAATTGCGAATCTGTTTGCGGTTGTATGTAAACATGAAAGTCCTAAAGAATTAAAGTCGATGCCATTCTACTACTTTTGGTTAAAGTGCTCAATTCAAATAAAAAACCCCTTTTCCGTATGAACAGAAAAAGGGGTTTTTTTATCAAATAATAAAAGGTAAAACTTTAACTAGTAGTTACCTCTTGCTCTACATTTGATTTAACAGCTGCTTCTGTTGGAATAGATTCAGCTGCAAGTTTGGCTTGCTCATCTTTCTCAGCGCTTAATTTTGTAAATTGCTTACCAAGAGAATTTGCTGCAAATATCCAACCAAGGATAATCACCAACAAAATACCACCAATGTAAGGAGTAACTGCTCCTAAAGAACCAAAGGCTACTATTAACCCTTGCTGTGCAAGTGAGCCACCAGATTTACCTAATCTAGCTCCTACAACGTCAATGGCAGCTTTTCCTTTAACCTTTGACTCTTGATCAAGAGGGATATAGGCCATTTCTTTTGTAGGGTCGAATAAGGAGTATTTAGCAGATTTACTCATGATGTTTTGAGCGGTTCCAAATATCACAGCTAGCATTAAAGGTGTTGTTCCCAATAGAGCAATCATCCCTGATAAAGAATCGCGGAAAATCACAAATGAGAAGAAGCCTACCCCTGTAATTAATAGAACAATCGGAGTAACCAAAGCACCGACTTTCCAACCAAAACGACGGGTTACATTACCTCCGACAAATAACATCATAAAGATGGTTATCGCTCCTGTAATTGTGGAAAACTGTCCCATAAAGGCTTGATATTCATTGCCATTAGGGTATTGGAGCTTCAGCTGCCCTTTCCAGGTCACCTCTACCAAATTAATCGCAATTCCATAGGCAATTACCAAAACGGCAATGCAACCAATGTATTTAGAGCGAGTTAGGAATAAAAAGCTCTCTTTGAGAGACATTTTGGGTTTTTCCTTTTTTGCACGGCGAAGCTCATTAGGATCATAAAATCTACTGTCTGTTAAGACATTTTTATCGATCCATCTATAGATTGCCATAATAATAAGCCCTGAGACGCAGACCATGCCAACCATGTAATTTATGGTAATCCCCCAAGCGTCAATTCCTGCAGCAAGTCCTTTTTGCATATTTGAAAAGTAGATAATAGCAGGGCCAGAAAAGAGCATGGCTACGTTTGCCCCTAATCCAAATAAAGTATAAAAACGCTTAGATTCAGATACTTTGGTAATGTCATTAGCAAAACCCCAGAAGAGTAAAGATATAGCTACGCTGCCCCATAATTCTGCCATTACATAGAAAAGGGAAAAGGTCCAATTTCTAAACATGGAGATCATTCCACTAAAACCTTGAGGAAGAATTGCTTGTAGCTTGTCAGCTAACCCATCAGGATGGAAAAATTCACGATTTGGATAAAATACGAGAGCAAATAAAGCAAAGTACCCAATGAAAAAAGAAATCGTGGAGTAAAAAAGCTTTTGTTTGCTAAAGATATTACTCAATTTAGAGTAAACAATCATAAAAAGAACGGCCATGGGTAGAACCGCCCATACCTTTAGAAAGGGAAGGGTTTCAGCGCCAGAGCCTGGAGCTGTAACAACTAGCGCATCTTTAGTATCTCGCAAGATTGTATAGTTGAAGTTAATGAAGAAGAATAAGAGGAACATAGGGAGTAATTTCTTTAGCTCGAAGTTATGCACCGGCCAAAGAAAAGATCTCCATTTTCCAAATTCGGTTTTTTTTGTTTCTGACATATATATTCCTTTAGACAAGATTCAAAACAATTTTTTTGTAAATTAAAAGTCGATTGCGATAGGCTTAAAAGGATTTTAAGCAAATAAAGTTTGACATTTCAAATCTACGTTATAACTAATAAATTATACCACAAATTTATTTCTTTTCAAGGGTAATTTACGAAATATTAAGAGTTTATTTACTTAAGTAAATATTTTTTTTAAAAGACCAATTATCTATATAAAGCATTAAAAATGAGATAAATAAGAAAAAACACCTGCTTTTTAAGTTGTTAAAAAATCAACAAACAGGTGCTTAATTAGAACTACTTGTTGCCTTGCATAGCGGAGAGGATATCCATTAGGGAAGCATTGGTAGGAGGGTTTTGCTGAGTATTGAGGGCCTCTACATAAGCATTCCACAAATCAGGCTCTACTCTAGAATGGCGAATAGAGGCGATTAATTCTCTTTTACAAGTTGCTAAAGATTTTTTAGGGGCTAAAATGGAAACCATTTCTTTATCTCCAGCTAAACGAGCAATATTAAGCATTCTTTCAATTTGATTGCGGGTAAAGGTGAGTTGATCACGACGTTTGCGAGAGCCTCTAGCAGCGCGTTGTTTAGGAGGGACAGCAGCAGGTCTTTCTGAGTTAATAATATACTTTTCGAGCATAGAACCAAGTTCATGAGGTTGGCGGGTTTTCATTTTTCTTAAAGTAAAATGATGCATATAGCCACCTGATGTCATGGGTAAATACTTACAGAGATCGTTCTCTTTTCTTCCATTGACTTTTTTAATTGCTTTTGCAATAACGTCTTCAATTTCTCGTAAGTTTTTTGTTTTATGTTCGACTATATCTTCTTTATGGTTCATAAGAGGCGTCCCTTTTGTTGCAAATTGTTTTCTTTTGAGTCTTTAGATTAAACTAAATTG includes:
- a CDS encoding UDP-N-acetylmuramoyl-L-alanyl-D-glutamate--2,6-diaminopimelate ligase, with the translated sequence MERIKLKNLLKRLKIKTCKGVKEIEITGICANSKLVAPGNLFIAKKGLSHDGTEFIPEAINAGATAVLTDLYNPFLSDVVQIIHPDVNAIEALLAKEYYHLADEKLFLVGITGTNGKTTTACLVKHILDKLGSLCGLIGSIEWIIGKHHFPATHTTPDVLTNFKLFNDMTLAKCKSCVMEVSSHALDQGRVKEVEFDVAVFTNLDQDHLDYHISIQNYLQAKLKLFSQLNPLAHKGPKTAVINLDSGYVEEIMKNTKAHLLTYGMDSRADLYANQMNLTPEGIECFVHYQGEKTKLVSHLIGKHNLYNLLAAVGVGLSHGYCLKKIIYALKSFNQVPGRLEKVDNSKGLHIFVDYAHTENALECVLSALKEIKQGKLIVVFGCGGNRDRQKRAKMGSIAEKLADVVIVTTDNPRQEDPQEIVNDILKGCKNPKTVLTILNRKEAIFSAIERGTSKDIVLIAGKGHETYQVFSQQSVVFDDRLIAKLACETAVFN
- the gnd gene encoding decarboxylating NADP(+)-dependent phosphogluconate dehydrogenase, with translation MTEAKADLGLIGLAVMGQNLVLNMNDHGYRVAVFNRTTTKVTEFLSGLGETQIIGTYSLKELIANLKKPRKLLFMVKAGSPVDDLIDECLPLLEQGDIIIDGGNSHYPDTKRRTDFLQKKGILFIGAGISGGEEGARFGPSIMPGGNKQAWPILKQIFQNISAKAKEDGLPCCEWIGEGGAGHYVKMVHNGIEYGDMQLIAEAYFLLKTFVSNDPKELHDIFAEWNLGYLNSFLIEITAKIFLQKEQDGTLLLDHILDVANQKGTGKWTGFSALDLGVPVSLITEAVYARCLSSLKEERLQAQKLFPQVTNSYTGTKKQLILDIKQALYASKIISYTQGFMLMRAAAKEMKWDLNYGSIALIWRAGCIIRSGFLNDIKKAYDVNADLPSLLFDDFFKKAIVNAEVSWRRVIITAVQAGIPIPCFSSALAFFDGYRSGYLPANLIQAQRDFFGAHTYERTDKPRGQFFHTDWNKIEKTS
- the lepA gene encoding translation elongation factor 4 gives rise to the protein MFTYNRKQIRNFSIIAHIDHGKSTIADRLLEITNTISAREMQDQVLDDMDLERERGITIKAHPVTMYYLANDGELYQMNFIDTPGHVDFSYEVSRSLSACEGALLVVDAAQGVQAQSLANVHLAIERDLEILPVINKIDLPSADVEGVKQQIEDVIGLDTSHAILCSAKTGIGIKDILEQILIFIPPPSEPVDDTLRALVFDSHYDPYRGVIVYVRVMSGEIHKKTLIKMMVTDKVFEVLEVGVFSPKEKPVDVLRPGEVGYLLANIKNTADVKIGDTVTSSRKPAIDPLPGFKMISPVVFAGIYPVDSSDFEMLRDALFKLQLNDSALHVEQESSMALGFGFRCGFLGLLHLEIIFERLQREFLLDIITTAPSVVYKFTLTDGKNLLIDNVAHYPDPTFIEYIEEPWVICHIMTHSEYLGAIMSLGMDKRGELTKTETIDAKRLLLTYRFPLNEIITDFNDKLKSVTRGYGSFDYEFEKYEISDIVKLEIRVNEEPVDAFSCLVHRTKAEGKGRAICKKLVDVIPMQQFKVPIQAAIGGKIVARETIRALTKNVTAKCYGGDITRKRKLWEKQKEGKKKMKEIGKVNIPQSAFMEVLKAGD
- a CDS encoding MFS transporter, which codes for MNALSSNSRAIAWAVWIVASIFYAYQYILRVMPNIMLNDIMQQFDIGAATFGQFSGVYYIGYSLMHLPIGIMLDRYGPKKIMTACILCTLVGLMPLLFAKHWVYPIAGRFLIGLGSSAAILGVFKIIRMTFNEKLFPRMLSLSVTIGLIGAIYGGGPMSYMKEVFGYQTVIQLFAVLGLLLAIITYWIVPDMKKCSQETVLSDIKEVLSNKRVIGSCIFAGMMVGPLEGFADVWGTIFLKQVYGFDGRIAASIPSMIFMGMCFGAPVLSLIADKVGNLSTIIGSGITMAVSFFLMLFWHLSPGILTASFILVGMCSAYQILAIYKASTYVREQVAGLTTAVANMIIMIFGYAFHASIGGIINFMGGPNVPYALVYGISVIPIALCLGTGGFILLFYFSKGRVQVEERQKSL
- a CDS encoding NTP/NDP exchange transporter — translated: MSETKKTEFGKWRSFLWPVHNFELKKLLPMFLLFFFINFNYTILRDTKDALVVTAPGSGAETLPFLKVWAVLPMAVLFMIVYSKLSNIFSKQKLFYSTISFFIGYFALFALVFYPNREFFHPDGLADKLQAILPQGFSGMISMFRNWTFSLFYVMAELWGSVAISLLFWGFANDITKVSESKRFYTLFGLGANVAMLFSGPAIIYFSNMQKGLAAGIDAWGITINYMVGMVCVSGLIIMAIYRWIDKNVLTDSRFYDPNELRRAKKEKPKMSLKESFLFLTRSKYIGCIAVLVIAYGIAINLVEVTWKGQLKLQYPNGNEYQAFMGQFSTITGAITIFMMLFVGGNVTRRFGWKVGALVTPIVLLITGVGFFSFVIFRDSLSGMIALLGTTPLMLAVIFGTAQNIMSKSAKYSLFDPTKEMAYIPLDQESKVKGKAAIDVVGARLGKSGGSLAQQGLIVAFGSLGAVTPYIGGILLVIILGWIFAANSLGKQFTKLSAEKDEQAKLAAESIPTEAAVKSNVEQEVTTS
- a CDS encoding N-acetylmuramoyl-L-alanine amidase, whose product is MKRFRFIRWKVCVGFIFSFLFLPDDSDATVAGCVKPLVVLDAGHGGKDSGANFGNFLEKRVNIITALLTKKHLEDLGYRVIMTRSKDIFIPLVRRVEIASQVKADIFVSIHFNSSKNRQAEGIEVFYYSSKPLPRNRASQQLANCVLTRLIDQTEANSRGVKAGNFHVIRETAMPAVLVEGGFITNAQERQKIRQRAYLDQIALGVAQGVDNYFKINKCPRRELNARPAA